The Vigna unguiculata cultivar IT97K-499-35 chromosome 6, ASM411807v1, whole genome shotgun sequence genome contains a region encoding:
- the LOC114187616 gene encoding RING-H2 finger protein ATL63 codes for MPTQPESPNTLTQMFQNIFSDNSNIMLAAIISLLLVILFVLLLHLYARWFLAQAQAQAHARRRRRRRRTTVTVSDVLGPARFHQFHSFNIEDPSPLSTKGLDSSTIRAIPLFIYEHNNKAKEDEELECVICLSAFEGGEVGRCLPKCGHGFHVECIDMWLSSHSNCPICRAPIVANVVESDSSQVVSSRDHGGSDFEIVVDAGSDETRESEHGNGGARTSVSVSETSSSFFGCSLERMLGKVFPSAN; via the coding sequence ATGCCAACCCAACCTGAGTCACCCAACACGTTGACCCAAATGTTTCAGAACATCTTCTCAGACAACAGTAACATCATGCTTGCAGCCATCATTTCCCTTCTCCTTGTCATCCTCTTTGTCCTCCTTCTCCACCTCTATGCCAGATGGTTCCTTGCTCAGGCACAGGCTCAGGCACACGCCCGCCGTCGACGCCGCCGCCGCCGAACGACGGTCACCGTCTCCGACGTCCTTGGCCCGGCAAGGTTCCACCAGTTCCACAGCTTCAACATAGAAGACCCCTCCCCCCTCTCAACCAAAGGCCTGGATTCTTCCACCATTAGAGCAATTCCTCTCTTCATCTATGAGCACAACAACAAGGCcaaagaagatgaagaacttGAATGTGTGATTTGTTTGAgtgcctttgagggtggtgaaGTGGGAAGGTGCTTGCCAAAGTGTGGCCATGGTTTTCATGTGGAGTGCATCGACATGTGGTTGAGTTCGCACTCTAATTGTCCCATTTGTAGAGCCCCCATTGTAGCAAATGTTGTTGAGAGCGATTCTTCTCAGGTTGTGTCTTCAAGAGATCATGGTGGTTCTGATTTTGAGATTGTGGTTGATGCTGGTTCTGATGAGACTAGAGAAAGTGAGCACGGCAATGGAGGAGCAAGAACAAGTGTTTCTGTGTCAGAAACTTCTTCCTCGTTTTTTGGATGCTCTTTGGAGAGAATGCTCGGCAAGGTTTTCCCATCGGCAAATTAA